Proteins found in one Campylobacter concisus genomic segment:
- the hisD gene encoding histidinol dehydrogenase, whose product MKFFHSSDADFESKFLQLVKRSDNDMSAVMPVVAGIIDEIRKDGDSALFAQIAKFDKFSVTSKNDIIIDVKEMEAAYNSLDNALRVALNLAHDRIKSYHERTKPSDWTYKDEHDILLGAKYTAVDRAGLYIPGGKAAYPSSLLMNAIPAIVAGVKEIVVCTPAPNGKVNPLLLAAMHLCGIKTAFKVGGASAIAAMAYGTATVPKVDVITGPGNIYVATAKKLVYGDVNIDMIAGPSEIGVIADDSADPRHIAIDMLSQAEHDEIASAFLITPVEAFARAVQRHIEDELKTLKREPIASASIRNKAAIIVAKDLKECFTLMNELAVEHLEIATNDALSYMDEVKHAGAIFFGHFTPEAMGDYIAGPNHTLPTGGSARFYSPLGVENFMKRSSIISVSRKGIMHLGKSCMQLAEAEGLTAHKKSVAVRLEE is encoded by the coding sequence ATGAAATTTTTTCATAGTAGTGACGCTGATTTTGAGAGTAAATTTTTACAGCTTGTTAAACGAAGTGATAATGACATGAGTGCTGTAATGCCGGTGGTTGCTGGAATAATAGATGAGATAAGAAAAGATGGCGATAGTGCACTTTTTGCGCAGATAGCTAAATTTGATAAATTTAGCGTTACAAGTAAAAACGACATAATAATCGACGTTAAAGAGATGGAAGCTGCCTATAATTCGCTAGACAATGCTTTGAGAGTAGCTTTAAATTTAGCCCACGATAGGATAAAAAGCTACCACGAGCGTACAAAGCCAAGCGACTGGACCTACAAAGACGAGCACGACATCTTACTTGGCGCAAAATACACCGCAGTTGATCGTGCCGGCCTTTACATCCCAGGTGGTAAGGCGGCATATCCTAGCTCGCTTCTTATGAATGCGATCCCAGCGATTGTAGCTGGCGTAAAAGAGATCGTTGTCTGCACCCCAGCACCAAATGGAAAGGTAAATCCTCTGCTTCTTGCGGCTATGCACCTTTGCGGCATAAAAACAGCCTTTAAAGTAGGAGGCGCAAGTGCCATTGCGGCGATGGCATACGGAACCGCAACAGTACCAAAAGTTGATGTCATCACAGGACCTGGCAATATCTACGTAGCGACTGCTAAAAAGCTAGTCTATGGCGACGTAAATATTGACATGATCGCTGGTCCAAGTGAGATAGGCGTGATCGCTGATGATAGTGCCGATCCTCGACATATAGCTATCGATATGCTCTCTCAAGCCGAGCATGACGAGATAGCAAGTGCCTTTTTGATAACGCCAGTGGAAGCCTTTGCAAGGGCTGTGCAAAGACACATTGAAGATGAGTTAAAGACACTAAAACGTGAGCCGATCGCAAGTGCAAGCATAAGAAATAAAGCCGCAATAATAGTAGCAAAAGATCTAAAAGAGTGTTTTACTCTCATGAATGAGCTCGCAGTGGAGCACCTAGAGATCGCTACAAATGACGCTTTAAGCTATATGGATGAGGTAAAGCACGCGGGAGCTATATTTTTTGGACACTTTACACCTGAAGCGATGGGAGATTATATAGCTGGGCCAAATCACACATTGCCAACTGGCGGAAGTGCAAGATTTTACTCACCGCTTGGAGTTGAAAATTTCATGAAGCGAAGTTCGATCATTTCAGTGAGTAGAAAAGGTATCATGCATCTTGGCAAATCATGTATGCAGCTAGCCGAAGCTGAAGGACTAACCGCTCATAAAAAATCA